One part of the Arachidicoccus terrestris genome encodes these proteins:
- a CDS encoding M13 family metallopeptidase, whose product MNKVTFSVAAVAVASAFAACSGTGSGDTQTRQHFIETQFIDSTVKPGDDFFRFVNGKWLDTVKIPEDKFAVGGFNKLADDNREKLKSLLEDALKNEGTPGSIEQKVGDYFASGMDTATRDKRGYEPIKSMLVAIDGIKDVPSLLTYVTDAYKRGDHSIIGFSVGPDQKNSSMNIASFYQTGLGLPDRDYYFRTDSATVKIQQAYKTYVKTLFTLTGADDATAAKNAETVYGIEKQIAGSHKTRVQLRDVESNYNKVSVASLVSSEPNIGWTDLLKNLGASGVDSLDVGQPAYYEQLNKLLVSVPIDQWKIYLKANTIGSYGGTLSTPFTDAAFAYSKVLTGREKQEELWKRMASAVDGNLGELLGQLYVKKYFPPEAKERMDKLVSNLETAFANRIQHLDWMSDSTKATAQTKLKAIIRKIGYPTKWRDYSKVNVDKTKYFENVVSARENNYNFELSQLGKPVDKSLWFMTPPTVNAYYNPTTNEIVFPAGILQYPFFDKDADDAVNYGGIGMVIGHEMTHGFDDQGSQYDKVGNINNWWTKEDKTKFEEKVKKIQKLYDGFTVLDSLHVNGQLTTGENMADFGGVAIAYDAFKLTKQGQDTTKIDGYTPDQRFFMSLAQIWRSKYKDATIRQRINLDPHSPAQWRVLGPLMNFDAFYKAFNVQPGDKMYIAPEDRLKIW is encoded by the coding sequence ATGAATAAAGTTACGTTCTCAGTTGCTGCAGTTGCCGTAGCCTCAGCTTTTGCCGCTTGCAGCGGCACCGGTTCAGGCGATACACAGACCAGACAGCATTTTATTGAAACGCAGTTTATTGACAGCACCGTTAAACCGGGGGATGATTTCTTTAGGTTTGTGAACGGAAAATGGCTGGACACTGTCAAGATCCCCGAGGATAAATTTGCGGTGGGTGGCTTTAATAAACTGGCAGATGATAACAGGGAAAAACTCAAAAGTTTGCTGGAAGATGCGCTGAAAAATGAAGGCACACCTGGTAGTATTGAACAGAAGGTTGGTGATTATTTTGCGTCAGGAATGGATACGGCCACCCGGGACAAAAGAGGTTATGAGCCGATTAAATCCATGTTGGTAGCTATTGACGGGATCAAAGATGTCCCTTCCCTTTTAACCTATGTAACAGATGCTTACAAAAGAGGTGATCATTCCATCATCGGATTTAGTGTTGGACCCGATCAGAAAAATAGTTCCATGAATATCGCTTCTTTTTATCAAACGGGCCTGGGACTGCCTGACAGAGATTATTATTTTAGAACCGATAGTGCCACGGTTAAGATTCAACAGGCATATAAAACCTATGTGAAAACGCTCTTTACCCTGACAGGTGCGGACGATGCGACAGCTGCAAAAAATGCGGAAACTGTCTATGGTATTGAAAAGCAGATCGCCGGCTCTCATAAAACGAGGGTGCAGCTCAGAGATGTGGAAAGTAACTATAATAAAGTGTCTGTCGCTTCTCTGGTCAGCTCAGAACCTAATATTGGCTGGACTGACTTACTGAAAAACCTGGGGGCAAGTGGTGTAGATTCTCTGGACGTAGGCCAACCGGCTTATTATGAGCAACTCAATAAGCTACTTGTTTCTGTTCCCATCGACCAGTGGAAGATATATCTGAAAGCCAATACCATTGGTTCATACGGTGGTACCTTGAGCACACCATTTACAGATGCGGCCTTTGCTTATTCCAAAGTTCTGACCGGCCGTGAAAAGCAAGAAGAACTTTGGAAAAGGATGGCGTCAGCAGTAGATGGCAACCTGGGTGAGTTATTAGGGCAGCTATATGTAAAAAAATATTTTCCTCCGGAAGCTAAAGAAAGAATGGACAAATTGGTGTCTAATCTGGAAACGGCATTCGCGAATCGAATTCAGCATCTGGACTGGATGAGCGATTCAACTAAGGCCACCGCGCAGACCAAGCTGAAGGCGATTATTCGTAAGATTGGCTATCCTACCAAGTGGCGAGATTACAGTAAGGTGAATGTAGATAAAACAAAGTATTTTGAAAATGTGGTTTCAGCCAGAGAAAACAACTATAACTTTGAACTTTCTCAGCTCGGCAAACCTGTGGATAAGTCACTTTGGTTTATGACCCCTCCTACTGTGAATGCCTATTACAATCCGACTACTAATGAGATTGTATTCCCTGCCGGCATCCTGCAGTATCCATTCTTTGACAAGGATGCTGATGATGCAGTTAACTATGGTGGTATCGGTATGGTGATTGGCCATGAGATGACACATGGTTTTGATGATCAGGGATCTCAGTATGATAAAGTGGGCAATATCAATAATTGGTGGACTAAAGAAGACAAAACCAAGTTTGAAGAGAAAGTAAAGAAGATTCAGAAGCTTTATGATGGCTTCACTGTACTGGATTCTTTACATGTAAATGGACAGCTGACGACAGGTGAGAACATGGCTGACTTTGGCGGGGTGGCGATCGCTTACGATGCATTTAAATTAACCAAACAGGGGCAGGATACGACTAAGATTGATGGTTATACACCCGACCAACGTTTCTTTATGTCGCTGGCCCAGATATGGAGAAGCAAATACAAAGATGCGACGATCCGCCAACGCATTAATCTGGATCCTCATTCTCCCGCCCAATGGCGTGTCCTCGGACCGCTTATGAATTTTGATGCTTTTTATAAAGCCTTCAATGTCCAGCCAGGCGATAAGATGTACATCGCGCCTGAAGACAGATTGAAGATCTGGTAA
- a CDS encoding RNA methyltransferase — MQKISMDDLGRLSPDDFKAAAKLPLIIILDNIRSMHNVGSVFRTADAFLCEQLMLCGYTPQPPHRDIHKTALGATETVIWSYFKDTMEAVAGIRAKGYALYSVEQAKGSISTEQMQKIDAPGLQNGLALVFGNEVQGVDQNVIDISDGCLEIPQFGTKHSLNISVAAGIVIWEASKLLRGV, encoded by the coding sequence ATGCAAAAAATCAGCATGGATGATTTGGGCAGACTGAGCCCTGACGACTTTAAAGCCGCAGCAAAACTCCCGTTGATCATCATTTTAGACAATATTCGCAGTATGCATAATGTAGGCAGTGTTTTCCGGACGGCCGATGCCTTCCTCTGTGAGCAGCTCATGCTTTGCGGGTACACGCCACAGCCGCCTCACAGAGATATTCATAAAACGGCCCTTGGCGCAACAGAGACCGTCATCTGGTCATATTTCAAGGACACAATGGAAGCTGTAGCGGGAATCCGGGCAAAAGGTTATGCTTTGTATAGCGTTGAGCAGGCCAAGGGAAGCATTTCTACAGAGCAAATGCAGAAAATAGATGCACCCGGCCTACAAAACGGCCTGGCGCTGGTCTTCGGTAATGAGGTTCAGGGCGTGGATCAAAACGTGATCGACATAAGTGATGGATGTCTGGAAATTCCGCAATTCGGGACCAAGCATTCCCTGAATATTTCCGTGGCAGCCGGTATCGTGATCTGGGAAGCCTCCAAACTCTTACGAGGCGTTTAG